In the genome of Peromyscus eremicus chromosome 1, PerEre_H2_v1, whole genome shotgun sequence, the window CAACTATGAATTGGAGTGATGTGTAATTTCTCTGTTTCAATAatctaaatatatacataattttcaaatatatttttcagaCTTGTCTTAATAACTTGACAAATGGCTCTCCAGAAGTCCATAATCTAAGACCAGGTACTAGTGTCTTTGTGCCTTAACTTGACTGTTGTTGTGAGTAGTCTAGATGGGCCCAGTGGAAACAGCAGATGTCATGAATCACAGTACATATTTCTTCTGCAAACATTCATACTTGAAGCTATTCTGTGGGTGAGATAGtaacaaaagtaaataatttatgGTCAGATGTGGAATACAGTGCAGCAGGTACAAGAGAGGAGGGATGAAGGACAGTGGTTGTTGAAAGGGAGTCTTTGAACACAAGCTAAAATATCAATTCAAATAATGAATTAGTTCAAGATAAATTGGTTTTTCGTCGATCATGAGAATGGCTATCATGGTCACCTATGTGAGAGATGAAGGAATATTAAGGGGATactagaagaagaggagagatgaAAGGATATAGCATGTGGGTAGAGGAAAGTCACAAGCAAGGCTGCCTGTCTTGAAAATTTACCTCTACCTTGAAGCTTTGGGCTCTTACCTCTCCTACCCAGGAAAAAATATTATCTTCCATTCTAATAATGCAGCTATTTCATATCAGCCCTTTCCCattcattatctcatttaaatCTTACAAGAATCACTTAGATGGGTTCAATGCAATCTATGCATTATTTATGGACAGAGAACTTGGATACAAACCAATATGTCTAGAAGTAAGTAAGAAAAGTGATAAATGAATATTTACAACCTTTTCCtagaatatacattttatatctgATACTATATATTCTTTTAAGAATCACCTTTGTTGGTTGAACTGGAAGGCAGTGACAcgtttattttaatgtatataaaatgcaaatatttgtgAATTATGCTACAGTTTAGTTTCAAGCATTAAGCTGTGTACACCAAATGTAATACTTGAGTATGAACTGAATGAACTTAAAATGGATTCAAATTCATAAATAGAACATTTTGGAAGTTATGCTTAACTTATCTGACATTCTGTACTCTTGTGAATGCTTGTATAAACTTATATAATCTCACAAACTCTTTGATGCTATAGGCTCATATAGATATGGAAATTATAACTAATAAGCTTCACAGGATTGAAGAGACTAAATGTATATCTTCATATAATGTTCCAGGCATATGAgcctttgttcttttatttttgtccaTTTCAAAGAAGATCCTGTGGATTCAGAAAACAGCCATGAAGAACAACACAGAAGTGAGTGAATTCATCCTCCTGGGACTAACCAAAGCACCAGGgtttcatgtttttctctttatGATGTTCACATTTATCTATGTTTTCACTTTGGTTGGGAATCTTGCAATGATCCTTCTGATTTTGCTAGATGCTCAtctccacacccccatgtacttcttcctcagtaATCTGTCCTTGGTAGACTTTGGTTCTTCCTCAACAGTCACTCCAAAGGTCATGACTGcactccttacaggaaacaatgTAATTTCCTACAACGCCTGTGCTGTTCAGATGTTCTTCTTCGTGTTCTTTGCCACAGTGGATAGCTACCTGTTAGCCTCAATGGCATATGATCGTTATGCAGCAGTGTGTAAACCCTTACATTATACTACCACCATGACAAAAGGTGTGTGTACTTATCTGGCCATTGGCTCCTATGCTTTCGGCATTTTGAATGCTTCTATACAAACAGGGGACACCTTCAGCCTCCATTTCTGTGTATTCAATGTGATTAATCACTTCTTCTGTGATATTCCAGCAGTGAGGGTTCTGGCTTGCTCTGATAAGCACATGAATGAGATGATTCTTATTCTTATGTCTAGCTTTCACATTATGTTTGCTTTTCTTGTTATCTTGATTTCCTACCTACTCATATTTATGAACATTTTGAAGATGCATTCAAATGAGGGATACCAGAAGGCTTtctccacatgtgcttctcacCTCACTACAGTTTTCACATTTTATGGGACTGTCACCATAATGTATTTAAAGCCAAGTTCCAGTCATTCCATGGACACAGATAAATTTGTCTCTGTGTTCTACACCATGGTCATCCCCATGCTGAATCCTGTCGTCTACAGCATGAGGAACAAAGAAGTTAAAAATGCAGTTAAGAGGGTTGTTCAAAGGTCAAAGCTATGTGTAGGTTTAGAACCTTAGTGATGTACATTGATTGTCTTTGATTACTTAAATGTTAATGATCATTTggaatacttaaaaaaaagaactacacCTGATAATCTCATTCTTTCCTTTATCTgatgaatgtatgtgcacatagACCTTGGGTCTGGTTAAATTTGGTATACGATGTTTACATGTATTTGCAAGGGTTTTAcaataagtttataaaataataaaaacataagacTAAAAATATATCATGGTTTATATATAAATTGTATTTGATGAACTACATGCTTGTTCTTAGGATATGTTAATAGTTATGAaatcatattaaataaataagaaatatttaatcTATTTGAGTTATTTGgtaataaaacattttcacatgataaaattttaaagtaaagtaTTTGAAAAGGggaaaaactgagtcatttttaTCCTTAAGCATACAACTACTCTCCTTTCACATttgctaaaacaaaaacaatagcatGCCATTCAAAATAACAATAGTTTGTCTGGAATTTTGAAATGGCTAATAGCATTACTTTAAAGAGTTTATGTATATAATCTCTTAACTCTCCTACCCATTCTGCCCAACTCATTCACACTAAATTCTTTTCTACTCCTGAACAACTTTAAGCATACTTCTGGCTTAGAATCTTACCATTTGCAGTTGTCTTTGCACAAACTAACTCCATCATCatcttattttgttaattaaaTGATGTCTGCTTGGAAACATATCTTGGAGGCATCCAAGAACTTCTGCATGATATTCAAAATACAAGTGGTTCCTCTTTTCTTCATCTGATTTACATTTTATAACTCCGGTCAATATACAATCTTTGTAATTTTTGTTCATAAATTAATCACTCTTCCTGGGCTTGAATAGAAACTCTTTGACAGAAGCTAGATATGATTTGTTCAAAGTTTTATCTTCAGTAATCCATATATTGTGTTTCCATAGAGACACAAATACTTCCTACATTAATAAGTGAATTGAGGAAGTTCTATAAAATTAGACACATCAGTTCAAGATTGATAAAACTGTGATTAAATATCATATGAGGTTTATGTTAATATTAGTGGAGATATGGGAGTGCAGTAGAAATATTTCCTTGTGCTCAAGTTTATAGTAAAAGTGACATATTTTCTAATGTCCTACATTTTCTAATGTACTACAAAATGAGTACATTAATGTTCTCATATTGGACCAAGTTTAAATTtgcaaaaataatgtaaaatgtttGCAAACTTCCCTCACTCTGTCTTGAATAACACTGCCATATTATACTGATTTGGTAGATTTGTTAGTGATCCCAATACTGGTAAATAACTAATTCCAGACTTATTTGTATTTCATCAGCTTTTCTAATAATATTCAATTTCTGTTTTAGTATTCacaaaaaataatcaataaattaCTTATTAATCCATGCCATCATTTTGAATGGTAATATTGTCACTATTCCATAAAAAAATCACTTCATGTAGAACaataagcaaatatatatttatttatttattaagcaaaAAAAGTGCTAGAGAGTGGTAGAATTTGTGATTAATGACTATTGTGAAATTCACCATACACATGTTGCAATTTTATAggattttatatttgtttcacaTATAAAGctataaataatgtttttaaatatttttattcattttatataccaaccacagatcctcctctcatgtctcctcccactcccaccactcccaccttcccctcacccacccaccctcaaCCCCACCTCCAACAGGGTAGTTCTCCCATggagggacagctaagcctggtacattcagttgaggcaggaccaaaccccttCCCACTTCATCAGGAGTGAGTAAGATGTCTGACCATAGGTAGTGGGATACaggaagccagctcatgcaccagggatagatcctgatcacactgccaggggcccctcaaacagacccagctatacaactgtctcccttatgcagagggtccagtccagtcccatgcaggttccaaagctgtcagtctaaagttcatgagtttccactagcatagttcagttgtctctgtagatttccaaATCATGATCGTgacaccccttgctcatataatctctcctccctctttgactagactccgggaacttggcctggtgcttagttgtagatctctgcatctgcttccatcagttactggatgaaggatctatgatgacaattgtgctggggatgtctttctgtatgttgataatgtgtgttgctctgatttggttgataaataaaacattgattggccaggagccaggcaagaattatagtataggcgggataagcataaaggagaattctggggaggaaagctgagtcaggagacgtcAGCCCActatccaggaagcagcatgtaatggtacacaagtaaagccacataaaacatggcaacatgtagattaacagaaatgggctgaatttaaatgtaagaactagtcagtggtaggcctgagctaatggtcaagcaattttaattaatataagtttctgagtgatttattttataagcagctgcagggtctgcagagctgggcaggactagagaaaacctCAGCTATACAGTTGGGGTATTCAACAATCTGATTaacagggtaggccagttcaggcaccctcaccactattgctagtagtctaatgtggggttgtccttgtggattattgggaatttccctagcatcagatttctcccttaccccataatatctctctctatcaagatgtctctttcattgttctctcactccatctctgttccagctcaaccatccgcTCCCTCATGTTGTCATCCCCATATCCTACTTTCTATTGCCCCCCTCATCATCAGTTTACTCATGGGAATCTCTTCTGTTTTCCATTCGCAAGGTGATCTGTACAaacctcttagtgtcctccttgtttcctaactTTTCTGGAATTGTGAGTTGTAGTTTGAcgatcctttgctttacatctagtagccacttatgagtgagtaaacaCCATcagtcttctgagtctgggttatttcactcaggaagatattttctagttccattcatgtgcctgcaaatttcatatcaTCATGGTTTTTTACAActgagtagcactccattgtgtatatgtaccacattttctttatccattctttagttgaggggcatctaggttgtttacacattctggctattacaaataatgctgctatgaacatagttgaacaagtgtccttgttgtaagattaagcattccttgggtacatgctcgagaatggtatagctgggtcttgaggtagactgttgcccaattttctgagaaaatgccatactgatttccaaagtggatgtacaaATTTGTGCTCCCACCAATAGCAGAGgattgttccccttgctctgcatcctttccaacataagctgttatcattgtttttgaccttagccattctgacagctgtaagatggtatctcagagtcgttttgatttatatttccctggtgactgaggatgttgagcaattccttcaaTGTCTATTGgtcatttgggattcttctgttgaaaattctgatctgtacccattttttaaattggattgtttggtattttgatgtctagtttcttgagttctttatatattttggaaatcagccttctgtcagatgtggtgttggtgaagatcttttctcattctgtaggctgtggttttgtcttattgaccatgtctttttcctttcaaagcctctcagtttcaggagatcccattaattaattgttgctctccATGTGTATGCTACTGGTGtcatattcaggaagtagtctcctatgccaatgctttctactttctcctctatctggttcagtgtagctggattttgTTGAGGACTTTGATCCACTTGCATTTGAATTTTCTGCATCAtgatatatggatatatttgcaatcttctacatgttgatatccagttatgccagcaccatttgttggagaaggttttttttccattgtacagttttgacttctttgtcaaaaatcagatgttcatagaaGTGTTGATTAATATCAGGATGTTCAATtcgatttcattggtccacaagttggtttttttttttttttttttttttttttttttttttttttttttttttggtttttcaagacagggtttctctgtgtagcttttgcgcctttcctggaactcacttcgtagcccaggctggcctcgaactcacagagatcctcctggctctgcctcccaagtgctgggattaaaggcgtgtgccaccaccgcccggcaaaattcctgcttctcctaagttccagttttttttttttttttggttttttttttttttttttttttttggttttttggtttttcgagacagggtttttctgtgtagctttgtgcctttcctgggactcacttggtagcccaggctggcctcgaactcacagagatttgcctggctctgcctcccaagtgctgggattaaaggcgtgcgccaccaccgcccggccacaagttggtttttatgccaatgcaaagctgtttttattaatatagatctatagtagagcttgaggtctgggatcatgatgcctccagaggtgactttattatacaggattgttttagctatcctgggttttttttttttccatatgaagttgagtattgttctttccaagtctgtgaagaattgtgttgggattttgatggggattgcattgaatctgtagattgcttttggtaagattgccattttttactatgttaatcctacctatccaaaagcacaggaaatatttccattttctgatatcttctttaatttgtttcttcagagatttaaagttcttgtcatataggtctttcacttgcttagttagagttaccccaaggtggtttatattatttgtggctattgtgaagggtggtgtttctctgatttctttcacagcccatcatttgtatgtaggagagctactgatttttttgagttaatcttgtatcctgccacattactgaaggagtttatcagctgtaggagttccctggtagaattttttgggtcacttacatatactatcatatcattagcaaatagtgaaagtttgacttcttcttttccaatttgtatcgtcttgatctccttttgttgtcttattgctctagttagaacttcaagtgctatattaaataaatatggggagaacgGATAGACttatctttttcctgattttagtggaattcctttgactttctctccatttactttgatattggctgtcagcttgctgaaaattgcctttattatatttagatatgttccttgtattcctgttctttccaagacctttatcaggaAGGGGtgttaaaggctttttctgcatctaatgagatgatcatgtgggttttttctttcagtttgtttgtatggtgtattacaatgacagattttcatatgctgagccacccttgcatctctgggatgaagcctacttggtcatggtggataattttg includes:
- the LOC131911796 gene encoding olfactory receptor 5B2-like, whose product is MKNNTEVSEFILLGLTKAPGFHVFLFMMFTFIYVFTLVGNLAMILLILLDAHLHTPMYFFLSNLSLVDFGSSSTVTPKVMTALLTGNNVISYNACAVQMFFFVFFATVDSYLLASMAYDRYAAVCKPLHYTTTMTKGVCTYLAIGSYAFGILNASIQTGDTFSLHFCVFNVINHFFCDIPAVRVLACSDKHMNEMILILMSSFHIMFAFLVILISYLLIFMNILKMHSNEGYQKAFSTCASHLTTVFTFYGTVTIMYLKPSSSHSMDTDKFVSVFYTMVIPMLNPVVYSMRNKEVKNAVKRVVQRSKLCVGLEP